From the genome of Candidatus Electrothrix communis, one region includes:
- a CDS encoding PAS domain-containing sensor histidine kinase: MMDQDQLNSLIIAELPIALFVVDGEYKIIEFNLAAERVTGMKRQEVLGCSCSEVLSSNLCEHYCPLQESRATGDPCLDREAIIQTCNGDKIPIILSGRAIREDSGELLCCIEIFRDATDTKELADHKRNLISLFTHDLKAPVMITGGFVNRLLEGKAGPLNEKQTSYLRIMQKELKRQEEYIQSFLDSSKIESGRIELELQPCELGSLLEDIVTGFKVQAALKRIDIELDIPQELAQTLLDKLHFGRVISNLLDNAIKYSQSDTLVQVRVCQTEKQFIFEVRDQGPGISLQNQIHIFEHYFRPAQHCCEQAKGSGLGLAAVKAIVEAHSGSVWLRSLPGEGCTFFVSLPK, from the coding sequence ATGATGGATCAGGACCAGTTGAACAGTCTGATTATTGCTGAGTTGCCGATAGCTCTTTTTGTCGTGGATGGGGAATATAAAATCATTGAGTTTAATCTTGCTGCTGAGAGAGTCACCGGGATGAAACGACAGGAGGTCCTTGGATGCTCCTGTTCAGAGGTGCTCTCCTCTAATCTCTGCGAACATTATTGTCCGCTCCAGGAAAGCAGGGCAACCGGTGACCCTTGTCTCGACAGAGAGGCAATTATCCAGACTTGTAACGGTGATAAAATCCCTATTATTCTCTCCGGACGTGCAATAAGAGAGGACAGCGGGGAACTACTCTGCTGCATAGAAATATTTCGGGATGCGACCGACACCAAGGAGCTTGCAGACCATAAACGTAATCTGATATCTCTCTTCACCCATGATCTCAAAGCGCCTGTGATGATTACGGGCGGTTTTGTCAATCGTCTCCTGGAAGGCAAGGCCGGGCCGCTGAATGAAAAACAGACCAGTTATCTTCGAATTATGCAAAAGGAACTGAAGCGTCAGGAAGAATATATTCAGTCCTTCCTGGATTCTTCGAAGATTGAATCCGGTCGGATAGAGCTGGAGCTCCAGCCTTGTGAGCTTGGGAGTCTGTTGGAGGATATCGTCACCGGATTCAAGGTGCAGGCAGCCTTGAAGCGGATTGACATTGAGCTGGATATTCCGCAGGAGCTGGCGCAAACCCTTCTTGATAAATTGCATTTCGGTCGGGTGATTTCCAACCTGTTGGATAACGCGATTAAATACTCGCAAAGCGATACCTTGGTGCAGGTGCGAGTTTGTCAGACCGAGAAGCAGTTCATCTTTGAAGTCAGGGACCAGGGGCCGGGTATTTCCCTACAGAATCAGATTCATATCTTTGAGCATTATTTTCGTCCTGCTCAACATTGCTGTGAGCAGGCAAAAGGAAGCGGGTTGGGGCTGGCAGCGGTTAAGGCCATTGTTGAGGCCCATTCGGGTTCTGTCTGGCTGCGCAGCCTTCCCGGTGAGGGATGTACCTTTTTTGTTTCTCTGCCGAAATGA